GCGACGGTGGGTGGCATGGTTAAGCAGTACCAAGTGCAAATCGACCCCGCTAAATTACGTGCTTATGACTTAACACTTCAGCAAGTTAACAGCGCAATTAAAAACGGTAATCAGGAAACAGGCGCTTCGGTAGTGGAAATTGCTGAGGCTGAACACATGGTTCGCACTACCGGTTATCTGACCAGCATTGAAGACATTCAATCCTTACCACTGAAAGTAACGGAGAAAGGAACACCACTTTTATTAGGGGACATCGCAGACATTAATCTTGGACCACAAATGCGCAGAGGAATCTCTGAACTTAATGGCGAAGGTGAAGCCGTAGGTGGTGTAATTGTGATGCGATTTGGTGAGAACGCTAGTGAGGTGATTGATTCCGTCAAAACCAAACTAGCAGAGCTGCAACGCGGCTTACCTGAAGGTGTAGAAATTGTCGCAACTTACGATCGTTCAACCCTGATTGATTCTGCAGTCGAAAATCTTTGGAAAAAACTGGCAGAAGAGTTCATCGTCGTTGCCATCGTGTGCGCACTTTTCTTGTTCCATATTCGTTCTTCTATGGTTATTGCTCTGAGCTTACCTGTCGGTATTTTAGGGGCATTCATTGTTATGCATTGGCAAGGAATTAACGCCAATATTATGTCTCTTGGTGGTATTGCGATTGCGATTGGAGCCATGGTCGATGGTGCGATAGTCATGATAGAGAATGTGCATAAGCATATCGAAAGGACACCGCTAACAGATAAAAACCGTTGGCAAGTGATTGGTAAAGCAGCAGAAGAAGTGGGAGCACCTTTGTTCTTCTCTCTGATAATCATCACATTAAGCTTTGTTCCTGTATTTGCCTTAGAAGGGCAAGAAGGCAAGATGTTTTCACCGCTTGCGTTTACTAAGACGTATGCAATGGCTGCATCTGCAGGTTTGGCGATTACGCTTGTGCCAGTTCTCATGGGCTATTTCATCCGAGGAAAAGTACTTCCAGAGCATAAAAACCCGGTAAACCGTGGTTTAGTGGCACTGTACAAACCACTGTTGAACTTAAGCTTGAAGTACCCAAAAGTGATGATTGTATTAGCAATTGGGCTAATGGCTTCAGCGTATTATCCAGTAAGTAAGCTTGGCAGTGAATTCATCCCACCATTGGATGAAGGCGATCTTATGTATATGCCAACCACATACCCAGGGATCTCTATTGGTAAGGCGCGAGAACTCCTGCAACAAACGAATAAGCTGATTATGACTGTGCCGGAGGTTGAAACTGCATGGGGAAAAATTGGCAGGGCTGAAACTGCAACCGATCCTGCGCCTTTGACCATGATTGAAACCGTTATTCAGTTCAAGCCGCGTGAACAATGGCGTGAAGGCGTGACGGCTGAATCATTGCGTAAAGAGTTTGATGAACTTATTCAATTCCCTGGGCTAACCAATGCGTGGGTAATGCCGATAAAAACACGTATCGATATGTTGGCTACGGGTATTAAAACCCCGATTGGTATCAAGATAGCCGGTCCTGATTTAACAGTTATCGAAGGTATTGGGGCTCAAATTGAACCAATCCTTAACAATGTGACGGGAACGGCTTCTGTTTATGCTGAGCGAGTCGCTGGTGGGCGTTACGTCACCATCGATATCAAGAGACGTTCAGCAGCTCGTTATGGTCTGAATATTCAAGATGTCCAGCAAGTCATCTCTACAGCAGTGGGCGGTATGAATGTGGGTGAAACTGTGGAAGGCTTAGAACGCTACCCAATCAATGTTCGTTACCCGCAAGATTACCGTGACTCAGTCGTTAAACTGCAAAACTTACCTTTGGTGACTCCCAATGGTGCACGAATCGCGTTGGCTGATGTGGCGGACATTCGCTATGAAGACGGGCCTCCAATGATCAAGACTGAAAATGCTCGACCGAATGGTTGGGTATTTGTCGACATTGATGGACGTGATTTGGGGTCTTACGTGGTAGAAGCGCAGAAGGCAGTGGCGGATCAATTGGAGCTTCCAGCTGGCTACTCTCTGGTGTGGTCCGGTCAATATGAATATATGGAACGCGCAAAAGAACGCTTGAGTGTGGTCGTGCCTATTACTGTTGCCATCATTATGCTGCTGCTTTATCTGAGTTTTCGTCGAGTGGGAGAAGTCATGATCATCATGCTCACTTTGCCACTCGCGATGGTCGGTGGTTTGTGGTTGATGCATTTATTGAACTTCAATTTTTCAATCGCAGTTGGGGTTGGTTTTATTGCGCTTGCTGGAGTGGCTGTTGAAATCGGTGTCATCATGCTGGTCTATCTCAACCAAGCTTGGCATTACAAAAAACTTGATGCTGCTGAGTCACAAACAAGGCTTGAACAAGGCGATCTAATTGATGCCATTCGCGAAGGCGCTGGTCTACGAGTTCGCCCTGTGATGATGACAGTTCTGACGGTGATTATTGGGTTGATTCCCATTATGTACGGTGAAGGTACAGGCTCAGAAGTCATGCAACGAATCGCTGCGCCAATGATCGGCGGTATGGCTTCGGCATTAATACTCACGCTGCTGGTGCTACCCGCACTATTCATGCTCTGGAAACAGCGAGAAATGAGCGGCTCTCACGACATCGAAGATACATCAACAGTATCGAAGGTAATTCAATAATCGAAGTCGATTTAATCACAAAACCAGTTCAATCACTGGCCAAGAGTCATTGAACCAAACAAATTTGAATATACAGCCCTTGAGCATGGCACTGTTTTAAAACTGTGTTCAGGGCATTATAAATAACTAAGGAAGTACCATGAACAAAACACTTATTGCTATAGCCCTAACATTTGTGACCTCAACAGCCTTTGCTGAAATGAACCACGCGAATATGGACCATAGCAATGTAGATCAAAGCGATATGGATCATTCGACTATGGAAATGGGGAAAATGGATCATTCCAATATGATGATGGACCACTCTAATATGATGAACATGGAAGGAATGTCTGAGGTAGGAATGCCCGCAAAAGGCGCAAAACCCGATAAAGTCGTCCATGTGATATTAAGCGATGATATGAAAATTACCTTTAAGAAAGAGGTAAATATTGAACCCAATGATGTGGTGCAATTCGTTGTAATGAATACAGGTAAGATTGACCATGAGTTTTCGATTGGATCGATGAAAGAGCAGATAATGCATCGCGAGATGATGAAAAGTATGGGAAATCATGAGCATGATTCTGGAAGTACAGTGACAGTCAAACCGGGTAAAGCAAAGCAGATGCTTTGGCACTTCCATGGGGATAAAAATGTTGAGTTTGCTTGTAACATTCCAGGGCATGCAGAAGCAGGAATGGTAAAGAAAATCGTTATTTAGCCTGTATCGATGCTTAGCCAGATCGCAAGCTAGCTAGATAAAAAGCTAACGATTTTTAACCGAGACTTAAACCAAGAGCCTCTAATTCGTTAGGGGCTTTGTAGTTCAGTAGAGTATATTTTCAGTATTTTGCGTCTTTTATTAGCGATTTTCGTCTAGTCAAAGTAACCAATAAATATTGAATAATGGTGGTGTAAATATTATCAGGGCAGTAAACCATCACCGAATCAAATGCTTTTTACTTTAAAGTTTTTTATAATTCCACTAGTATCGAAATATAGTGATAGAGTATCGAAATTGAGGTAAAAGCTATGCTAGCGGAATGGTTAACACATAAAGACCACTTGAGAAGTTACATAGTAAAACAGACGGGTGATTTAGATCTAGCTGATGATATTTTGCAAGAAGTATATATAAAAGCCAGCCAAAAAATAGAAC
This Vibrio gallaecicus DNA region includes the following protein-coding sequences:
- the copI gene encoding copper-resistant cuproprotein CopI, translated to MNKTLIAIALTFVTSTAFAEMNHANMDHSNVDQSDMDHSTMEMGKMDHSNMMMDHSNMMNMEGMSEVGMPAKGAKPDKVVHVILSDDMKITFKKEVNIEPNDVVQFVVMNTGKIDHEFSIGSMKEQIMHREMMKSMGNHEHDSGSTVTVKPGKAKQMLWHFHGDKNVEFACNIPGHAEAGMVKKIVI
- a CDS encoding efflux RND transporter permease subunit; translated protein: MINAIIRWSIGNRFLVIIATIAIVFGGLYSVKNTPVDAIPDLSDVQVIIKTSYPGQAPQVVEDQVTYPLTTAMLAVPGAETVRGYSFFGDSYVYIIFDDDTDMYWARSRVLEYLSQVAPKLPSNAKPTLGPDATGVGWVYSYVLQDKTGKHDLAELRSLQDWFLKYELQTVAGVSEVATVGGMVKQYQVQIDPAKLRAYDLTLQQVNSAIKNGNQETGASVVEIAEAEHMVRTTGYLTSIEDIQSLPLKVTEKGTPLLLGDIADINLGPQMRRGISELNGEGEAVGGVIVMRFGENASEVIDSVKTKLAELQRGLPEGVEIVATYDRSTLIDSAVENLWKKLAEEFIVVAIVCALFLFHIRSSMVIALSLPVGILGAFIVMHWQGINANIMSLGGIAIAIGAMVDGAIVMIENVHKHIERTPLTDKNRWQVIGKAAEEVGAPLFFSLIIITLSFVPVFALEGQEGKMFSPLAFTKTYAMAASAGLAITLVPVLMGYFIRGKVLPEHKNPVNRGLVALYKPLLNLSLKYPKVMIVLAIGLMASAYYPVSKLGSEFIPPLDEGDLMYMPTTYPGISIGKARELLQQTNKLIMTVPEVETAWGKIGRAETATDPAPLTMIETVIQFKPREQWREGVTAESLRKEFDELIQFPGLTNAWVMPIKTRIDMLATGIKTPIGIKIAGPDLTVIEGIGAQIEPILNNVTGTASVYAERVAGGRYVTIDIKRRSAARYGLNIQDVQQVISTAVGGMNVGETVEGLERYPINVRYPQDYRDSVVKLQNLPLVTPNGARIALADVADIRYEDGPPMIKTENARPNGWVFVDIDGRDLGSYVVEAQKAVADQLELPAGYSLVWSGQYEYMERAKERLSVVVPITVAIIMLLLYLSFRRVGEVMIIMLTLPLAMVGGLWLMHLLNFNFSIAVGVGFIALAGVAVEIGVIMLVYLNQAWHYKKLDAAESQTRLEQGDLIDAIREGAGLRVRPVMMTVLTVIIGLIPIMYGEGTGSEVMQRIAAPMIGGMASALILTLLVLPALFMLWKQREMSGSHDIEDTSTVSKVIQ